In Grus americana isolate bGruAme1 chromosome 4, bGruAme1.mat, whole genome shotgun sequence, one genomic interval encodes:
- the LOC129206048 gene encoding 16 kDa beta-galactoside-binding lectin has product MEQGLVVTQLDIQPGECIKVKGKILSDAKGFAVNVGKDSSTLMLHFNPRFNCHGDVNTIVCNSKECGVWGEEDRKADFPFQHGDKIEICISFNETEATVKLPDAEFQFPNRLGMERIEYLAVEGDFKVKAIKFSEQL; this is encoded by the exons GGACTGGTCGTTACTCAGCTGGACATCCAGCCTGGTGAGTGCATCAAGGTCAAAGGGAAGATCCTGTCTGATGCCAAAGG gTTTGCTGTGAATGTAGGGAAGGACAGCAGCACGCTCATGCTGCATTTCAACCCTCGCTTCAACTGTCACGGGGATGTCAACACCATTGTATGCAATTCAAAGGAGTGCGGTGTGTGGGGTGAGGAGGACAGGAAGGCTGACTTTCCTTTCCAGCATGGTGACAAGATTGAG ATTTGCATCTCCTTCAATGAAACGGAGGCAACGGTGAAGCTGCCTGATGCGGAGTTCCAGTTCCCTAATCGGCTGGGCATGGAGAGAATTGAATACCTGGCTGTGGAGGGTGACTTTAAAGTCAAAGCCATTAAGTTCAGCGAACAGCTATAG